Genomic DNA from Myxococcus guangdongensis:
TCACTCACCGCGAGGCGTGAGGCCCAGCTCCTTCATGCGCCGGCCCAGTGCCTTGCGAGACACCTCCAGCGCTCGTGCCATCGCGTCCAGGTCACCGCCGTGTGCCTCGTATGCCCGAGCAATCTCGTCCGGGCGCAGGTCGCCCGCGGTGCGCAGGTTCGGGCTCTTGTCGATGAGGTCGTAGAGCGACGGCCTGGGAATGCCCAGCGCCTCGGCGGTGGCCTTCAGGTCCCATGCATGTTCGCGCAGCGCGGCCAGCAGCTCCTGCTCCGTCACTTGTGAAGCCTTGCGACGCGGCGTCACCGGAGTCCGAGTCTCCGCGACAGGCTCGGGTGAAGACACCGGTGCGCCAGGGGTCGAGGCCGCGGCCACCTCCAGCTCGTGCTCCAGCCGAGGCTCGGCCTGGAGCGTCGGCTCCCCACGGCTGCCGATGACGAGCTGCCTCGCGAGGTTGCGGAGCTGACGGATGTTGCCCGGCCAGGGGAAGCGCACCAGGCGGGTCGCCAGCGGCGCGGGCAGCCACGGCGCCGCATACGCGTCCTCGTTGTCGAGCCGATGCGACTCCCCCAGCGTCGCCAGTTCCTCGCGCGCGAAGTGGAAGAAGAGCCGGCCCAGATCCTCGCGCCGCTCGCGCAGCGGAGGCACGTGCACCTCGTAGCCCGCGAGCCTGTGCAGCAGCGGCGCCTTGAAGCGTCCATCACGGATGCGCTCATCCAGGTCCGCATCCGTGGCGGCGAGCAGCCGCACGTCCACGGCCACGGGCGTGGTGCCTCCGACGGGATACAGCTCGCCCGTCTCCAGCACGCGCAACAGCATCACCTGGACCTCGGGCGGCGCCTCGCCCACTTCGTCCAGGAAGAGCGTGCCCCCATGCGCCGCGCGGAAGAAGCCATCACGGCTCTGCGCCGCGCCCGTGTACGCGCCCTTCTGCGTGCCGAACAACTCCGCCGCGGCCAGCTCCTTCGGAATGGCGCCCAGGTTGACGCTGAGGAAGCGGCCCTCGCGTCGACGGCTGCGTTGGTGGATGGCCTGGGCCACGCGCTCCTTGCCCGTCCCTGTCTCTCCTCGGATGAGCACGGGCACATCCAGGTCCGCCACCCGCTCGATGTGCCGACGCAGCCGTCGCACACCCGTGCTCTCGCCCACCATGCCGAGCGCATCCCCCGTGGCCGAGTCATCCCCCGCATCCATCAGGTGCAGCAGCACCACCACGCGCCCACCCAGCTCGAGCGGCACACCCTGGACGAGCTCCGCCTCGGACAACTCCCAGGTTCCCTCGAGCACCGAGCCGGCGATGACCACGCGCTCGCCGCCCTCCGTGCACGTCAGCCGCACGCTCCCCGGCTTCGAGCCCGGAGCGAGCGTCAACGGCTTGCGACTGATGAACGGGTCGTTCAGCGGCTGCCCCAGCACGGACCCGGGACGCGTGAAGTCGGGCGCGTTGCGAGACAGCGCCACCTCGCGCCCCGCCACCAGCGCATCCAGCCGGAGCCGCTCGCCCACGCGCGCCGGCACGGGGTGGGAGACGAGCGTCAGCGCGGGCACGAGACGAGGCCCCTGCGGACCTCCGCCGCGTTGGGGCATGGCGGCGGTGGACACATCGGCGAGCGTCGGAGACATGGTGGCCGGGCCTCATGCTAGCCGAGTCGGGAGCATGAGGCCCTCGGGCCCGCTCGCGTGCCTCAGCCCGCGCTGACGAACCAGGACGCGGAGATGTTCCAGCCGCTCAGCGAGCCGCTCTGGTTCGCGACCAGCCCCGGGCTCGTCGGCCAGCTGAAGTTGTTGGAGCCCACCGAGGGGATGTCCCAGTTCAGCGTGAAGGTGGCG
This window encodes:
- a CDS encoding sigma 54-interacting transcriptional regulator; this encodes MSPTLADVSTAAMPQRGGGPQGPRLVPALTLVSHPVPARVGERLRLDALVAGREVALSRNAPDFTRPGSVLGQPLNDPFISRKPLTLAPGSKPGSVRLTCTEGGERVVIAGSVLEGTWELSEAELVQGVPLELGGRVVVLLHLMDAGDDSATGDALGMVGESTGVRRLRRHIERVADLDVPVLIRGETGTGKERVAQAIHQRSRRREGRFLSVNLGAIPKELAAAELFGTQKGAYTGAAQSRDGFFRAAHGGTLFLDEVGEAPPEVQVMLLRVLETGELYPVGGTTPVAVDVRLLAATDADLDERIRDGRFKAPLLHRLAGYEVHVPPLRERREDLGRLFFHFAREELATLGESHRLDNEDAYAAPWLPAPLATRLVRFPWPGNIRQLRNLARQLVIGSRGEPTLQAEPRLEHELEVAAASTPGAPVSSPEPVAETRTPVTPRRKASQVTEQELLAALREHAWDLKATAEALGIPRPSLYDLIDKSPNLRTAGDLRPDEIARAYEAHGGDLDAMARALEVSRKALGRRMKELGLTPRGE